The following proteins come from a genomic window of Macrobrachium nipponense isolate FS-2020 chromosome 18, ASM1510439v2, whole genome shotgun sequence:
- the LOC135196883 gene encoding uncharacterized protein LOC135196883: MHIPYFNMFWLNVALWTIILLFYLAYSTTLVVDQCVICCRRKKKHQKGSHSTEMTSVQDTLSDDRPQTEGEVCTRHSTSCSALNERQGLPQDGHTLRHQQAEEVSDASSVSR; encoded by the exons ATGCATATCCCGTACTTCAACATGTTCTGGCTTAACGTTGCTCTGTGGACAATCATTCTCCTGTTTTATTTAGCTTATTCTACAACTTTGGTCGTCGATCAATGCGTCATCTGCTGTAGGAGGAAGAAG AAGCATCAGAAGGGTTCCCATTCTACAGAAATGACAAGTGTCCAGGATACTCTCTCGGACGACCGTCCTCAGACCGAAGGAGAGGTTTGTACTCGCCACTCGACAAGCTGCTCTGCCCTCAATG AGCGTCAAGGCCTTCCTCAAGACGGGCACACTCTGCGTCATCAACAGGCTGAAGAAGTAAGTGACGCTTCGTCAGTTTCTAGATGA